In Streptomyces liangshanensis, the DNA window GCGTTCCCGTCCGCCGCCCCGCTCGCGACACTGTCGCCGCTGGTCATCGGCCCGTACGCGGTGCGCCCGCCGGTGGTCCTCGCCCCCATGGCCGGCATCACGAACGCGCCCTTCCGGACGCTGTGCCGCGAGTTCAGCGGGGGCAAGGGGCTGTTCGTCAGTGAGATGATCACCACACGGGCGCTCGTCGAACGCAACGAGAAGACCATGCAGCTGATCCGTTTCGACGCGTCGGAGACGCCGCGCTCGATCCAGCTGTACGGGGTCGACCCGGTCACCGTCGGCAAGGCGGTCCGCATGATCGTGGACGAGGGCCTCGCCGACCACATCGACCTGAACTTCGGCTGCCCGGTCCCGAAGGTCACCCGCAAGGGCGGCGGCTCGGCCCTCCCGTACAAGCGGCCCCTGCTGCGCGCGATCCTGCACGAGGCGGTCTCGAACGCCGGCGACCTCCCCGTCACCATGAAGATGCGCAAGGGCATCGACGACGACCACATCACGTACCTCGACGCGGGGCGGATCGCGGTCGAGGAGGGCGTGACGGCGATCGCCCTGCACGGCAGGACGGCGGCACAGCACTACGGCGGCACGGCGGACTGGGACGCGATCGCGCGCCTCAAGGAGCACGTGCCGGAGATCCCGGTCCTCGGCAACGGCGACATCTGGTCGGCGGACGACGCGCTGCGGATGATGCGCGAGACCGGCTGCGACGGGGTGGTGGTCGGTCGCGGCTGCCTGGGCCGGCCGTGGCTCTTCGGCGACCTGGTGGCCGCCTTCGAGGGTACGGGGGCCCCGGCGCGCCCCGGCCTGCGCGAGGTGTCGGCCGTGATGCTCCGTCACGCGGAACTGCTGGGGGAGTGGATCGGCGACGAGGCGCGCGGCGTGATCGACTTCCGCAAGCACGTGGCGTGGTACCTGAAGGGGTTCGCGGTCGGCTCGGAGATGCGGCGGCGCCTGGCGATCAGCTCGTCCCTGGCCGAACTGGGGGCGCTCCTCTCGGAGTTGGACCTCGACCAGCCGTGGCCGGACGGCGCGGACGGCCCACGCGGCCGCACGTCGGGCAACAACCGCGTGGTCCTGCCGGACGGCTGGCTGAAGGACCCGTACGACTGCTCGGGCGTGAGCGCGGACGCGGAACTGGACACGTCCGGAGGGTGACGCTGCGCTGGGCGTGTGCCTCAGCGGGTGACGTACGCGACGAAGTCCGCCCACGCGGAGGCGGAGACGACGAGCGCGGGCCCGCTGGGGTTCTTGCTGTCGCGCACGGGGACTCGACCGGGGAGGTCGTCGGCCACCTCCAGGCACTCCCCGCCCTCGCCGTTGCTGTAACTGCTCTTGCGCCAGCTGTTGTCGGCGTTGCGGCTGAGGCTCATCTCCGGATCTCCTTCATCGCGGCCTGGATCAGATCAACTGACTCCGCCGGGCTGCATGCCCTGATCCGGGAGTGATCATAGGCGAGGGCGTACCTCGCCACCTGCTCCGGATTCATGAAGAGGTCGCCGGTAAAGGCTCCTTCAAGGTAGGCCACCCTTGGCCGGTCCGGAAGGTCCAGCAGGCACAGCGTGCCGCCCAGGGCGGGGTGGGCACCCACGTCGGTGCGGATGATCTGGATGACGGCCGTCGAGCCGTGTGCCAACTGCGCCAAGTGGCCGAGCTGATCGACCATGGCCTCGGGCCCGCAGATGGGGCGCCGGAGCAACTCCTCCTCCAAGACGAACCACAGGGTAGGCGGCTTCGCCCGGCGAAGGATTTCCTGACGTTCCAGGCGCTTCTGGATCCGGCGTTCCACCTCGTCGTCGCTCTCCTGCAACCGCGAGTTGTTGATCAGGGCCCGCACGTATCCCTCTGTCTGCAACAACCCGGGGATGAACGACGACGTGTAGGTACTGATGGCCGTCGCGGCACTCTCCAGGTTCGCGTACGACCGAACCCGGTCGGTGGAACTGGGCGACCTACTCGCGAACTGCTGCAGCCGCGCGAACAACCCATCCGTCTCCAAAGCCACGTCCAGCGCTGTCGCGTTGGCCAACGTCGCCGGAACCAGGCCCAGTTCGATCTGCGCGATACGACTCCCCGTCATATGCGCCACCGCGGCCAACTTGGTCTGACTCCACCCCCGGGCCTCCCGCCGAAGGCGTAACTCCGCGCCCAGGAAAGCCTCCGGACTGGTGTACGGATCCAACTCCTTGCCCGCCAAGTGAAATCACCGCTCTTTATGCTCGGGCCGTCAAGGGCTACCCCCTGTTGAGCGTAGTCGCGGAAGCCGATTCTTGTTGCACAGACGGTGATGAAGCGATGACGGAGGGCCCAACCCCCATGTGTGACCGAGCCCTGGAACCCCCCGCTCCCGACGGATCGGCCCAGTTGGAGGCCGTCGTGGAGAGCCGGGGCTTCCATCGCCTCCTGCCGCCTGACGACGGGGCGGCCTGCGCCCCGGTGACGGACGAACTGTTGGAGCGGGTGCTCCACGGACTGAGGCGGTTGGCGGAATGAAGGACAAGAGCAACGCGCGACGAGTTCTGGCGCGGCTGACGGAGGAATTCGGCACGGACGGCACCCTGATCGTGCCGAAGCCGAATCCCGGAGTGCGCGCCGCCGAAGGCGCGGAAGGCGCCGACCTGATCCCCGGCTCCGCCCTCCGCTGGCCCCGCTGCGAATGCGGCAATTCCGTCTGCCCCGACTACGAAGCGCCCCGGGACCGACCGTAAGGCCAACTCGGCCCGGAGCGAGCCAAATCCGGACCCAAGGCCACCACTCGGTGGCCGAGGTCTGATTGCCGCCTCGGATAAGCTGATCCTCATGGACCCTGTGTGGTCGGATCTCCTCGTCGATGCCGAACGACTGACTTCCCTTTACGCCGAGCTTCCGCCTTTGGAAGGCTTGCTGCTCAGGTCGGTCCATCTGAGTCCGTACGGCCCTGGCCTCACCTTGCGGGTAGAGCTTCCTCGCTACCCGGACCGAGTTCCCGTCGCCTGGGCTGAGGACGGCTCCGATCGACTTGAGGTTCAGATCCATTTCCGCGGAGCCGGGTATGCGCTCGATTTCGCGGCTGCGGGGGCTCTCCAGGTCAGCCACCTCAATGCCTACCGCTCCGGAACGGGGAACCCGTACTCTGTGCGGCGCCACTTCGAGAGCCGCGTGGATCAGCGTTTGTACGAGACGCTGCCGCCCGTCACCGGAAGGCCGTTCTATGACCGTCCATGATTGGTCGCTCAGCATCTCCGATCCGCGCCCGCTTGGCGAGGTTCTGGGGACACCGCCTCCGCCGTTGACCGCGTACGAACTGACCTTCTTCCATGTCGACGAAAGGGAGGCCTCGGTCTGGAGTGAAAGACCTCTCGATGGAGGGCTGGAGCAGTGAGCCGTTCACCTCTGTCTCACTGGGCAGGTCGCACGTCGAGTTGAGCGGCGACGGGAGAAGGGTGGCTTTCGACGTTGCCGAGATCAGAGCTGGTCCTCCGACGGGGCGTCTGACCGGCCGGGGTTGGTAGGACGAGGGCCGTCATGTGTCCGGTCCGTACACGACGAAGCTCCGGTTGAGTGCCGGTGACCGGTCAAGTTGTGCGAATACCCTGTGGTTCATGACCGAGCGAGTCGTTTCTCTCGCGTGGCACTGGATCGCCGAGACGTCGAGCGACGGCGCGCATCGCTTCTGCGGGATTCGTGTCACCGCACCGCCCGGCGAGATCGGTGATCCGGACGCCTGGGCAGTTGTCGGGCTGGTTCAGGGTGCGATCGACCGCATGCTGGAGGAGTTGGCGTCGCAGCCGGTGCCGCACGCGGCGGCCGACATGGGCGCCGCAGCGCTGTTCGCCGCGGCCGGCGCCGATCCGCGCGGCTATTGCGCATTGCCCGAGGGCACCGAGCTCTTCGACGGTGAAGAGGCCTATCTCGTACGCTCGGACGCAACCGGCGCCCGCCTGCTGTGGTGTGACTACGCGACCAAGGAACTCCGGGAAGTCGCGGCGGACTTCGCTGCCTACCTTGCAGGCTGGAAGGCCGTGCGCGACGCGATCGGACAGGATGGCAGCGCTGTTCTCCGGGCCAGGTGATCAGCCGTCCTGCCTGGTCGGTGTTGAGCCACTTGACCGAGCCGGCGAAGAAGACCGTGCGGGCCACCGGGGCCCTGTCCGTGCCGATCAGGTCGATCTCCGGGTCGAAACGGCGGTTCCACCAGCCGCCCACGGCCTCGGTCTCCGGCCAGGGGAAGTCGGTGGTTCCGGCGGCGAGGGCGAGTGACTCCCGGATCAGGGTTCCACGGCGCGGCCGCGGCGGGCCTGTTCGTGGGCGGCGCGCAGGGCGGCCAGGTACGGGCGCAGGTTGCTGTCGGCGACCCGGTGCAGTGCGGGCTTGCCCGGCTTGTCGGACAGGGGGTGGTCGACCGCCGGGATCCGCTTCTCCTCGGAGAGTTTGCGCAGGAGGGGGAGAGTGCCCCGGAGGGCAGGGGCGTTCTCCGGTTTCCGGCGGTGGCGGCGATGTTGGCGTGGGTACGGTCTCCGCTGCCGACCGGTTCCAGGACCCGGCAGGCCTGGTCCGGTGCGGGGAAGACCGGCGAGGCCGGGTCCGCGCACTCGGCCTCCAGGAACGCGAGCGCGGGAGTGCCCTACGGCCAGGGGCGGAGGTGGATGCGTTTGTCGGATTGTCCTGGAGTGTCATGAGGTGTCAAAGAGAACGCCAAGGTCTTCCAGGGGATGCATCCTTTGTCGCTCCCAGGGGTCGAACAGGCTGGTCAACAGACTGCTCGTCCCCTTCGTCGGGGCGCGTACCGGGCACACGACGGTCCGCCCGGCGATTTCTTACGGAGAGATCCATGCGTATTCGCGCAACGGCAGCCATCGCTGTCGTGTCGGGCGCCATCGCCCTCACCGCGGCCGTCGTACCGGCCGCTCAGGCGTCCGGTACGGCTCAGGCCGCCGCCCCGTGGCGCCACCTCGCCGCCCAGGCGCAGGCCGCCCAGCCCGCCCGTACGGCCCACGCGGCAACGGGCGCGACGCCCTTCGGCAGCCGCGCGGCGGTCAAGGCCGCCGCACAGCCGCCCGCACTGAACGTGACCTTCTCGAAGGTGCTCGTGAACAGCGGCAAGCCCGTCGCCCTGGGCATCGCCACCTACGCTCACGTGCCGTACACGTACACACTCGTGGCGAAGAACGCCAACCCGGCCGCCTCCGACTTCCTCACCGGGCTCTTCCTCTACCGGGGCTCCGCCGCCGACCCGGCCAACGAGTTGGACGGCTGGGACCCGGCGAAATGCCAGGTCACCTCCAGCACCAGCGGACCGGACTCGGTCGTCACCACCGAGACGTGCAAGGGCACGATCGACATCAACGCGGGCGAGGGCGATGTCTGGAACGCCGACGCCGGTACGTCGTGGCACACGGGCGCCGTGGCCATCGACCTCAACGGACAGGACCCGGAGAAGGCGGACCCGGCCAAGGTCTCGGTCGCCGAGAAGGACGGCTTCGCCGCGCCCGCGCTACAGCGCATCTCCAAGCTGACGGTCAACGCCTCGCCCGAGCCGGTCAAGAAGGGCAAGACGATCACCATCACCGGGGCGCTCACCCGGGCGAACTGGGAGACCAACAAGTACGGCGGTTACGCCGGTCAGCACGTCAAGCTCCAGTTCCGCAAGAAGACCAGCTCCACCTACACGACCCTCAAGACCGTGACCACCGACGCGCACGGCAACCTCAAGACCACGTCCAAGGCCACGGTCGACGGCTACTGGCGCTACTCGTTCGCCGGTGTCTCCACCACCACCGCGGTCTCCGCGGCCGGCGACTTCGTCGACGTG includes these proteins:
- the dusB gene encoding tRNA dihydrouridine synthase DusB produces the protein MTAALSPSAFPSAAPLATLSPLVIGPYAVRPPVVLAPMAGITNAPFRTLCREFSGGKGLFVSEMITTRALVERNEKTMQLIRFDASETPRSIQLYGVDPVTVGKAVRMIVDEGLADHIDLNFGCPVPKVTRKGGGSALPYKRPLLRAILHEAVSNAGDLPVTMKMRKGIDDDHITYLDAGRIAVEEGVTAIALHGRTAAQHYGGTADWDAIARLKEHVPEIPVLGNGDIWSADDALRMMRETGCDGVVVGRGCLGRPWLFGDLVAAFEGTGAPARPGLREVSAVMLRHAELLGEWIGDEARGVIDFRKHVAWYLKGFAVGSEMRRRLAISSSLAELGALLSELDLDQPWPDGADGPRGRTSGNNRVVLPDGWLKDPYDCSGVSADAELDTSGG
- a CDS encoding DUF397 domain-containing protein, translated to MSLSRNADNSWRKSSYSNGEGGECLEVADDLPGRVPVRDSKNPSGPALVVSASAWADFVAYVTR
- a CDS encoding helix-turn-helix domain-containing protein, producing the protein MAGKELDPYTSPEAFLGAELRLRREARGWSQTKLAAVAHMTGSRIAQIELGLVPATLANATALDVALETDGLFARLQQFASRSPSSTDRVRSYANLESAATAISTYTSSFIPGLLQTEGYVRALINNSRLQESDDEVERRIQKRLERQEILRRAKPPTLWFVLEEELLRRPICGPEAMVDQLGHLAQLAHGSTAVIQIIRTDVGAHPALGGTLCLLDLPDRPRVAYLEGAFTGDLFMNPEQVARYALAYDHSRIRACSPAESVDLIQAAMKEIRR
- a CDS encoding Imm50 family immunity protein; the encoded protein is MDPVWSDLLVDAERLTSLYAELPPLEGLLLRSVHLSPYGPGLTLRVELPRYPDRVPVAWAEDGSDRLEVQIHFRGAGYALDFAAAGALQVSHLNAYRSGTGNPYSVRRHFESRVDQRLYETLPPVTGRPFYDRP